TGACCACCTCCTGGCGAGGAAGTAACCACGGCCCAGCTTGGCCGCCGGGCCCCGGGTGGCGGAAAGGTTTTGAGAAACCCCTGGGGGAAAGGTTCTGAGAATCAGCCTGCTACGTGGGGGAATGCTTCTGGGAAATCACACGGCGGCACGCTCTCGGGCGGCGAACAGCAGATGCTGGACATCGCCCGCGCGCTCATGTCGGCTCCGCGGCTGCTGCTCCTGAGCATAGCCGTCACTAACGGGGTCCGCGGGGTGGGGCCGGCGGGCGGCCGACGCCGGGCGTGGCGTGGATCGCGCCAAGTTCGGGCGTGCGGTGGCGCCGGCTGAAGGCCAGGTGCGTCGACGTGATGGGACGCTCAGCCCAGCGTGTGCAGGAAGGTCGAGACCCTGACGATTCCAGTCCGGCCGAATCGCCTGAGCTTCAGGAGGTGACGGTCACCGGTCACGATGAGGTCGGCGGCCCCTTCCCCGGCGCACTCGAGGATCCGGTTATCGGGCGGATCGCGGGCAATCTCCAGATGCGGTGTCGTCTTGACCACCTCGGCTACCCGTGCGATGGCCTTGACCGCCCGAGCAGTCGGCGCGTTGTCCCAGCCGAACTTGCTGCGGAGCCTCCCCGCGAGCTCGGTGAGGATGGCGACCGAAGTGACGAGCCGGAACTCGCGCGCGAGCGCACGGCGGCATGCCTCCTCGCTCAGGCTCCCGGGAACGACCAGGGCGGAGACGAATACATTGGTGTCGAACACCACCCGCACTCATCGGCCCTCGAAGACCAGGCGCTCGACATCGCGCTCGGTCAGGATGCCGCGCTCGCGAGCCTTGCGCCGGCCGTAGCGCTGGAGCGCCCGGAACACCTCCTCGTCCTGGCTCTGGCGATAGAGCGCGAACATCTCCCGGAACAGCTGGCTCCGGTTCTTGGCGGTCGCCCGGGCAAGCCGGTCGTACTCGTTCGCAAGCTGTGGAGGAATCGAGATCGTGACTGCGACGCGGCTGCGTGCCATTGCGCTCACCCTCCTTACGGGTATGACCAGATCATACCCGCTCGGCGCTCGCCCTGGCAAACGCCAACCGCGTGCCACTGACGGGCGTCGCGCCTCGCCGCAGCCGCATCGCGAGGGCGGCGATCTCCGCGCTCGGCAGCTCCGCGGTGGCGAACACGGCCGCCACGGCCTTCGGATCGTCCGGCGTCCTCGTGGTCACCTTCAGCATGCCGAGAGACGAGGCGGACAGGCGATGACTTAAGTCACAGGCGCAGGTGAGCCCGGCTGTGACGACGGAGACTCGACCGAGGGGATGTGCTCTGCCGAGCCTCGACCGTGACGGGCGAGAGACCGGGAGACGGCCAGCGCCACCAGCCATCTCCCCGCCCCGGCCGCGTCGCCGCCCTACTTGCTGAGGAGGGCCATCGCTTCCCGCGCCTTCGTGGCCGCGGTTGCCACATCACCCTTCTTGCACGCTGCCTGGGCCTGGCGGACCAGGGCGGCAGCATTCTTCACCCGTGGCGCCTGGATGTCCTGCTGGCCGCGTGGAGCCTGGACCTCCTGACTCCGCGGCGCCTGGACGTCCTGACTCCGAGGGGCTTGGATGTCCTGTTGACTGCGGGGGGCCTGGACCTCCTGGCTTCGGGGCGCCTGGACGTCCTGCTGGCCGCGAGGCGCCTGGATCTCTTGAGATTTGGCGCCCGCCTGGGCGCGTGGGGCCTGGATGTCCTGCTGGACTCTGGCCGCCCGGGGATTCTTCTTCAGGGAGGCCTGGGCGCTCTTGAGCGCAGCGGTGGCCTTCGCCACCTCCGGCGGGCATTGCTCGGCAGCGCGAGCCGCGGGGACAGTGACGAACGTGACGAGCGCGAGACTCAAGGATGCGGCGACAAGTCGTTTCATGGGACGTCTCCTCTCTTCATCCGTTGCGGCATCTTCGGATCGGACCATCAGTAACATCACGCAAGCGGCGTACCGCACCGGCCAGAACCAAGCATCCGCGCAAAATCGAATACTTCGAGATGGCGGCGCATGCGCACCTGGCGCACCGTTGTCCCGAGCGGGGCGCCGGCGCCCCACGGCTCTCCCTGCGGTCCCTGGGGGATGCGATCATGGCCGCCCTGCCGTGGATCGTGGTCCCTGGCATCTCTGTCAGAACACCGGCGTCGGGACGGTCCCCCAGCCGCTTCCCGGCGGCGTGTCCCGGATCGCCAGGACCTCCCCGGTGTGCAGGTGCACGTCAATGAAGAAGAGTGGCCGCCTCGTGACGGCGATCCTGAAGTCGTCCACCGGCGAGGCGAGAGTCCGGCCGCGCGCGGACACGTCGACGAAGATGACCCGGCGCTTGAGCGTGGGGCTCTCGTGCATGGCGAACCCGTGGCCCGTGGCACCCGGATGGCCATGCCCTTCCACGAGATGCGCCACGGGATGGAGCACGAAGTCCGTGATCATGGGAATCGTGGCGTGCCGCGCGAACAGCTTCCACGCTTCCCCGGTGTCCGCGATCATGCCCTGCATCGTGTAGTCGATCGGGACGAAGTACGCGAGGACGCGGCCCGGCTGATCGCGCGAGCCGGCGAGCTTCGCGGCGACGGCAGGCTCCTTGAGCACCTCGGGCAGGACCTCCCGGGCGGCCGTCAGGTCCTCGGGCGTGACGGCGATGACGTCCACCGGCCCGACGGACCCCAGCGGCAGATGACGGACGGTATAGGCGCGCGCCCCGAAGCCGGCACCGACACCGATCACGAGCAGGGCCACGAGGATCGCGAGCCCCCGGCCGACCGTGAGGTGCCGCGGGGACGCGGGCCGCGGCGGCCGGCTCCCCGCCAGGCGCGGGAAGAACATCCCCGTCCGCTCCATGAAGGCGCGGTAGCCGTCGCCGAAGCGGGCGAGCATGCGCCGCTCCTCGTCCCTCGCGAGCAGGTAGTAGAGGAACAGCATGACGGCGAGGAGCACGAGCGTGAGGAACCGCGGCCACAGGATGGCGAGGCCGAACCCCGACACGGCGAGGGCGAGGTACTGCGGGTGGCGGATCACCGCGTAGAGGCCCCGTGTCGCGGGCCCCGTCCGGAGGAGCTTGCCCGCGTAGACCTGCACGGCGCAGGCGAAGAAGACGGCGGCGCCCACCATGAACGCCACGGACCCGACCACCCGGATGGCGCTCAAGGCCGGATCCGGTGAGATGACCATGTGGGGGAGGAAGAACGCGGTGAGCCAGCGTGTTGCCGGGGAGCGATCGAGCGCCAGGAGGACCGGGTTGAAGACCGCGTAGAAGAAGAGCGCGAACGGGCTGATCATGATCACGATCTCGAGGGCGACGAC
This genomic stretch from Candidatus Rokuibacteriota bacterium harbors:
- a CDS encoding ribbon-helix-helix protein, CopG family, which translates into the protein MARSRVAVTISIPPQLANEYDRLARATAKNRSQLFREMFALYRQSQDEEVFRALQRYGRRKARERGILTERDVERLVFEGR
- a CDS encoding putative toxin-antitoxin system toxin component, PIN family, which codes for MRVVFDTNVFVSALVVPGSLSEEACRRALAREFRLVTSVAILTELAGRLRSKFGWDNAPTARAVKAIARVAEVVKTTPHLEIARDPPDNRILECAGEGAADLIVTGDRHLLKLRRFGRTGIVRVSTFLHTLG
- a CDS encoding isoprenylcysteine carboxylmethyltransferase family protein gives rise to the protein MKATIPTEQAQGRDQRADAGAGRRLAARGAIVLSFVVALEIVIMISPFALFFYAVFNPVLLALDRSPATRWLTAFFLPHMVISPDPALSAIRVVGSVAFMVGAAVFFACAVQVYAGKLLRTGPATRGLYAVIRHPQYLALAVSGFGLAILWPRFLTLVLLAVMLFLYYLLARDEERRMLARFGDGYRAFMERTGMFFPRLAGSRPPRPASPRHLTVGRGLAILVALLVIGVGAGFGARAYTVRHLPLGSVGPVDVIAVTPEDLTAAREVLPEVLKEPAVAAKLAGSRDQPGRVLAYFVPIDYTMQGMIADTGEAWKLFARHATIPMITDFVLHPVAHLVEGHGHPGATGHGFAMHESPTLKRRVIFVDVSARGRTLASPVDDFRIAVTRRPLFFIDVHLHTGEVLAIRDTPPGSGWGTVPTPVF